The nucleotide sequence GGATTATACGGGGTGGGTAGGCTGGGGCCTATTCTTTGCTCTTCAGCCGTGCCGCTAGGTCGGCAAAGGGGTTGTGTGTGGCCTGAGCCGTCTTCGGCGTACTGAGCGAGCCTTCACTGAAATATTGCTGATCGGTATAGCGCGAATGCTCATTGTCATGGCAGAACAGGCACAGTAGTTCCCAGTTGGAACCGTCCTGCGGGTTGTTGTCATGGTTGTGGTCACGGTGGTGTACGGTCAACTCACTCAAGCGCTTGCCAGAGAATTCCCGAGCGCAGCGGCCACACACGTGGGGGTACATTTTGAGCGCCTTGTCGCGATAGCCTTCTTCACGCGAACGCTGGTTGTCGGCGAGGATGCGATCAAGCTTGCTGGTGGCGGAAGGGGGGGTACTGATGCTCATCGGGTGTCTCACAGGTTGGCTTTGCAGCAGTCTAGCCTGACCGACGATCACTTAGAATCGTCAACGCGGCACTTTGCGACTCTTGGCTGTTCAAAATCTGAGTGCTTACAGATGGCCTCATCCCCATGCACTTAATAGCCCTCAGACTAATCAGGAGTTAGGCAATGCGAATCAACCTTGTGCTTGCCGTTGTGGCGATCGTCAGCCTGCCAGCGGCCTGGGCTCAGCCGACCACTGCTCCTGCACACGACGCCCCTGGGCGTGCGACGCCGCAGCCCTATGCGCCCGTTGCGCCGATTCATCTGCCA is from Pseudomonas sp. TMP9 and encodes:
- a CDS encoding YajD family HNH nuclease, with product MSISTPPSATSKLDRILADNQRSREEGYRDKALKMYPHVCGRCAREFSGKRLSELTVHHRDHNHDNNPQDGSNWELLCLFCHDNEHSRYTDQQYFSEGSLSTPKTAQATHNPFADLAARLKSKE